A genome region from Macrotis lagotis isolate mMagLag1 chromosome 4, bilby.v1.9.chrom.fasta, whole genome shotgun sequence includes the following:
- the RGMA gene encoding repulsive guidance molecule A isoform X1, translated as MQPLSSSSRERIVVKDRAGWMGMGRGAAPTALGFLQTLAVFLCIFPSATSQCKILKCNSEFWTATSGTHYPGSEDTPEFCTALRAYSHCTSRTARTCRGDLAYHSAVHGIEDLMSQHNCSKDGPTSQPRLRTFPPGDSQERSDSPEICHYEKSFHKHSAPPNYTHCGLFGDPHLRTFTDRFQTCQVRGAWPLIDNNYLNVQVTNTPVLPGSSATATSKLTIIFKNFQECVDQKVYQAEMDELPAAFADGSKNGGDKHGANSLKITEKVSGQHVEIQAKYIGTTIIVRQVGRYLTFAVRMPEEVVNAVEDRDNQGLYLCLRGCPLNEQIDFQSFHATENWSTRRKGPSTPVSSSEVFTYESAMARCKEKLPVEDLYFQACVFDLLTTGDVNFTLAAYYAFEDVKMLHSNKDKLHLYERTRDLPGSAAALGQCQKLILSLVAIVWCLVSVFS; from the exons CTCTTCTTCCAGGGAGAGGATAGTGGTAAAAGACCGAGCTGGATGGATGGGTATGGGGAGAGGGGCAGCACCTACAGCCCTGGGATTCTTGCAGACCCTCGCTGTCTTTCTCTGCATCTTCCCTTCAG CGACTTCTCAGTGCAAGATCCTCAAGTGTAACTCAGAGTTCTGGACTGCTACATCCGGCACTCACTACCCAGGATCTGAAGACACCCCTGAATTCTGCACTGCTCTGCGGGCTTACTCTCACTGTACCAGCCGCACTGCCCGGACGTGCAGAGGGGACCTGGCCTACCATTCAGCTGTCCATGGCATAGAAGACCTAATGAGCCAGCACAATTGCTCCAAGGATGGTCCCACCTCACAGCCCCGTCTCCGAACCTTCCCACCAGGAGACAGCCAGGAGCGGTCAGACAGTCCAGAAATCTGTCACTATGAAAAGAGTTTTCATAAACATTCAGCTCCCCCAAACTATACCCATTGTGGGTTATTTGGGGACCCTCACCTCAGAACATTCACGGACCGATTTCAGACCTGCCAAGTACGAGGGGCTTGGCCTCTTATTGACAATAATTACCTGAATGTGCAGGTGACCAACACTCCAGTACTACCAGGATCTTCAGCTACAGCAACTAGCAAG CTAACAATTAtcttcaagaatttccaggagtgTGTTGACCAGAAGGTATACCAGGCAGAAATGGATGAACTCCCTGCAGCATTTGCCGATGGCTCCAAGAATGGGGGTGACAAGCATGGGGCCAATAGCCTGAAGATTACGGAGAAGGTGTCTGGCCAACATGTGGAGATCCAGGCCAAGTACATCGGCACCACCATTATTGTGAGGCAGGTGGGCCGCTACCTGACTTTTGCTGTGCGCATGCCAGAAGAGGTAGTCAATGCAGTAGAGGACAGGGACAACCAGGGCCTCTACCTTTGTCTCCGGGGCTGCCCTCTTAACGAGCAGATTGACTTCCAATCCTTCCATGCTACAGAGAATTGGAGTACCCGGAGAAAGGGACCCAGCACTCCTGTTTCCTCTTCAGAGGTCTTTACTTATGAGTCGGCCATGGCCAGGTGCAAGGAGAAGCTTCCTGTAGAGGACCTCTACTTCCAGGCTTGCGTGTTTGACCTGTTGACCACAGGGGATGTGAACTTCACACTCGCTGCTTACTATGCCTTTGAGGATGTTAAGATGCTACATTCCAATAAGGACAAATTGCACCTCTATGAAAGGACACGGGACTTGCCTGGCAGTGCAGCAGCCTTAGGGCAGTGCCAGAAGCTCATCCTTTCCCTTGTGGCCATTGTGTGGTGTTTGGTCTCAGTGTTCTCTTAG
- the RGMA gene encoding repulsive guidance molecule A isoform X2 yields the protein MGMGRGAAPTALGFLQTLAVFLCIFPSATSQCKILKCNSEFWTATSGTHYPGSEDTPEFCTALRAYSHCTSRTARTCRGDLAYHSAVHGIEDLMSQHNCSKDGPTSQPRLRTFPPGDSQERSDSPEICHYEKSFHKHSAPPNYTHCGLFGDPHLRTFTDRFQTCQVRGAWPLIDNNYLNVQVTNTPVLPGSSATATSKLTIIFKNFQECVDQKVYQAEMDELPAAFADGSKNGGDKHGANSLKITEKVSGQHVEIQAKYIGTTIIVRQVGRYLTFAVRMPEEVVNAVEDRDNQGLYLCLRGCPLNEQIDFQSFHATENWSTRRKGPSTPVSSSEVFTYESAMARCKEKLPVEDLYFQACVFDLLTTGDVNFTLAAYYAFEDVKMLHSNKDKLHLYERTRDLPGSAAALGQCQKLILSLVAIVWCLVSVFS from the exons ATGGGTATGGGGAGAGGGGCAGCACCTACAGCCCTGGGATTCTTGCAGACCCTCGCTGTCTTTCTCTGCATCTTCCCTTCAG CGACTTCTCAGTGCAAGATCCTCAAGTGTAACTCAGAGTTCTGGACTGCTACATCCGGCACTCACTACCCAGGATCTGAAGACACCCCTGAATTCTGCACTGCTCTGCGGGCTTACTCTCACTGTACCAGCCGCACTGCCCGGACGTGCAGAGGGGACCTGGCCTACCATTCAGCTGTCCATGGCATAGAAGACCTAATGAGCCAGCACAATTGCTCCAAGGATGGTCCCACCTCACAGCCCCGTCTCCGAACCTTCCCACCAGGAGACAGCCAGGAGCGGTCAGACAGTCCAGAAATCTGTCACTATGAAAAGAGTTTTCATAAACATTCAGCTCCCCCAAACTATACCCATTGTGGGTTATTTGGGGACCCTCACCTCAGAACATTCACGGACCGATTTCAGACCTGCCAAGTACGAGGGGCTTGGCCTCTTATTGACAATAATTACCTGAATGTGCAGGTGACCAACACTCCAGTACTACCAGGATCTTCAGCTACAGCAACTAGCAAG CTAACAATTAtcttcaagaatttccaggagtgTGTTGACCAGAAGGTATACCAGGCAGAAATGGATGAACTCCCTGCAGCATTTGCCGATGGCTCCAAGAATGGGGGTGACAAGCATGGGGCCAATAGCCTGAAGATTACGGAGAAGGTGTCTGGCCAACATGTGGAGATCCAGGCCAAGTACATCGGCACCACCATTATTGTGAGGCAGGTGGGCCGCTACCTGACTTTTGCTGTGCGCATGCCAGAAGAGGTAGTCAATGCAGTAGAGGACAGGGACAACCAGGGCCTCTACCTTTGTCTCCGGGGCTGCCCTCTTAACGAGCAGATTGACTTCCAATCCTTCCATGCTACAGAGAATTGGAGTACCCGGAGAAAGGGACCCAGCACTCCTGTTTCCTCTTCAGAGGTCTTTACTTATGAGTCGGCCATGGCCAGGTGCAAGGAGAAGCTTCCTGTAGAGGACCTCTACTTCCAGGCTTGCGTGTTTGACCTGTTGACCACAGGGGATGTGAACTTCACACTCGCTGCTTACTATGCCTTTGAGGATGTTAAGATGCTACATTCCAATAAGGACAAATTGCACCTCTATGAAAGGACACGGGACTTGCCTGGCAGTGCAGCAGCCTTAGGGCAGTGCCAGAAGCTCATCCTTTCCCTTGTGGCCATTGTGTGGTGTTTGGTCTCAGTGTTCTCTTAG